Proteins from a single region of Murdochiella vaginalis:
- the rpe gene encoding ribulose-phosphate 3-epimerase produces the protein MDRQLSPSLLSADFYQLDREIDVLEKAGVTHLHLDVMDGQFVENITFGPALLAKMRPHTSLFFDTHLMVREPSHLFPAFQKAGCDLLTIHWEAVTHCYQALQEIHRLGMKTGVALNPATPVSVLEEVLPETDLILIMSVNPGFGGQSFIPSMMEKIRKARKCIDESGKDIILEVDGGIHLDNVDAVLEAGCDWIVAGSAVFGAHTGESAKMFLEHIQR, from the coding sequence ATGGATCGTCAATTGTCTCCTTCGCTTTTATCAGCGGATTTTTATCAACTGGATCGCGAAATCGACGTTTTGGAAAAGGCGGGAGTAACGCATTTGCATCTGGATGTCATGGACGGCCAATTTGTCGAAAACATTACTTTCGGACCTGCGCTTCTTGCAAAAATGCGCCCGCACACCTCTCTTTTTTTTGATACGCATTTAATGGTGAGAGAACCCTCGCATCTTTTTCCTGCCTTTCAAAAAGCGGGATGTGATCTGTTAACCATCCACTGGGAGGCTGTTACGCACTGTTATCAGGCTCTACAGGAGATTCATCGTCTGGGAATGAAAACCGGCGTCGCACTGAATCCGGCAACACCGGTTTCCGTGTTGGAAGAGGTTTTACCAGAGACGGATCTCATTCTCATTATGAGCGTAAATCCCGGCTTCGGCGGGCAGTCTTTCATCCCGTCCATGATGGAAAAAATACGTAAAGCAAGAAAATGCATTGATGAATCTGGAAAAGACATTATCTTGGAAGTGGACGGCGGCATCCATTTGGATAATGTCGATGCGGTGTTAGAAGCGGGCTGTGACTGGATCGTGGCCGGCTCTGCAGTGTTCGGCGCGCATACTGGAGAGTCGGCAAAAATGTTTTTGGAGCATATTCAGCGATGA
- the rsgA gene encoding ribosome small subunit-dependent GTPase A, translated as MPEGHIISAEKDRYELAPGHDVTWTGTLFAKGRGVFRDNGLRPMIGDYVRWTKSDQDEEAIITEVLPRKNRLLRPPVANVDQVLVVETLVEPMVSALQLDKLLAVLEKRHFSVLLCFNKLDRTTASLRDAWESRYRPTEYPIFFVDALHGEGMDALEQALQGRMTAIAGPSGAGKSTLIRRLSGEESISVGALSAKTARGKQTTRTSRLFSLGEETFIFDTPGFSSLDLRDFTDVSELAAAFPEMARIKELCRFRNCSHRKEPQCAIKQAVERGEIAAGRYESYLTLYAEIEKRLAR; from the coding sequence GTGCCCGAAGGACATATTATTTCGGCAGAGAAAGATCGATACGAATTGGCGCCAGGACATGATGTCACATGGACAGGTACGCTCTTTGCGAAGGGGAGGGGCGTTTTTCGCGACAATGGTCTTCGACCGATGATTGGAGATTATGTTCGTTGGACGAAAAGCGACCAGGACGAAGAAGCCATCATTACTGAAGTGCTTCCTCGCAAGAATCGCCTTCTTCGCCCGCCTGTTGCGAATGTGGATCAGGTTTTAGTGGTGGAGACGCTGGTGGAGCCGATGGTGAGCGCTCTGCAGCTGGATAAATTGCTGGCGGTTTTGGAAAAACGTCATTTTTCGGTATTGCTTTGCTTTAATAAGCTGGATCGAACGACTGCTAGTTTGCGCGATGCATGGGAAAGCCGGTATCGACCGACAGAATATCCGATCTTCTTCGTCGATGCCCTTCACGGCGAAGGAATGGACGCCCTTGAGCAAGCCCTGCAAGGACGCATGACGGCAATTGCCGGTCCGTCCGGAGCGGGAAAATCTACGCTGATACGAAGACTGAGCGGAGAAGAGTCGATTTCTGTCGGTGCACTCAGTGCAAAAACGGCGCGCGGAAAACAAACAACGCGGACCAGCCGGCTCTTTTCGTTGGGCGAAGAGACGTTCATTTTTGACACGCCCGGGTTTTCCTCCTTGGATTTGCGGGATTTTACGGATGTCTCCGAATTGGCAGCCGCATTTCCTGAGATGGCACGAATAAAAGAGCTTTGTCGCTTTCGCAATTGCTCCCACCGCAAAGAACCGCAATGCGCGATAAAACAAGCCGTGGAGAGGGGCGAGATTGCAGCGGGACGGTATGAATCCTATCTCACGCTATATGCGGAAATCGAAAAGCGCCTGGCTCGTTAA
- the pknB gene encoding Stk1 family PASTA domain-containing Ser/Thr kinase, with the protein MKPILLNKRYRLEQRIGQGGMAYVYEAEDLVLKRKVAVKILKDQYIEDEEFVQKFENEALAAASLNHPNIVNVYDVGREQIDDRVLHYIVMELIEGTTLKEAIQTHGVMSSAVVAKTGQQIALALARAHECNLVHRDIKPANILITKTGDIKVADFGIARITSSSTVTFTNNILGTVHYISPEQAKGQPVDAQSDIYSLGVVMYEMATGKVPFDAETSVGIAMKQIQEEPVAPIERNPSLHPGLNRIILRCLEKNPKDRYSSAEDLADALDNYNDFDDTMSLPTAAVRYAEKPRPVEPVPEAVYQSRGAMSPQPRKTNRFRLRTISLIAVSVITLVLLLAFFLYQKKKNEQNQIAMVPAVINLEEKNALDQLAMSNLKGVVTERRPDEEVEEGIVIDQSIMSGTSVPKGTTVNLVVSSGKKRKTVPDVSGKSVEEATKLLQEAGFRLGQTKMAFDENFAKNQVVGTEPSVGSEAESGSRVVLIVSKGKEAVMTVVPVLINKTQNQALAAINEAGLKLEKLNTSFSTYPSGTVISQSIAAGTQVEKNSAISITVSMGEEATSTQNNASKKMIYKTRIYPPAGKETFEVTIFDLNESREEPVFKKTFRASDANSEGYISASVEAMEGAQFSIYIDGVLAEANTVNKPSKE; encoded by the coding sequence ATGAAGCCGATTCTGCTCAATAAGCGCTACCGCTTGGAACAACGTATCGGACAGGGCGGAATGGCCTATGTCTATGAAGCGGAAGATCTTGTGCTCAAGCGTAAGGTGGCCGTAAAAATTCTAAAAGACCAATATATTGAGGATGAAGAATTTGTCCAAAAGTTTGAAAATGAAGCGCTGGCTGCGGCCTCATTAAATCATCCTAACATTGTTAATGTGTATGATGTCGGACGTGAACAGATTGATGATCGCGTGTTGCATTATATCGTCATGGAACTCATTGAAGGCACGACTCTCAAGGAAGCAATCCAGACGCATGGCGTCATGAGCTCTGCCGTCGTTGCGAAAACCGGACAGCAGATTGCGCTGGCCTTGGCACGAGCCCATGAATGCAATTTAGTGCATCGGGACATTAAACCCGCTAATATTCTCATTACCAAAACCGGCGATATTAAAGTGGCAGACTTTGGTATTGCGCGCATCACCTCGTCTTCCACCGTAACCTTTACGAATAATATTTTGGGGACCGTACATTACATTTCGCCGGAGCAGGCAAAGGGCCAGCCCGTGGATGCGCAATCCGATATTTACTCGCTTGGGGTTGTCATGTATGAGATGGCGACGGGCAAGGTGCCTTTTGATGCGGAGACTTCGGTGGGCATCGCCATGAAGCAGATTCAAGAAGAGCCGGTTGCTCCCATCGAACGCAATCCGTCCCTGCATCCGGGCCTGAATCGCATTATTTTGCGCTGCTTGGAAAAGAATCCGAAAGATCGGTATAGTTCTGCCGAGGATCTGGCGGATGCGCTGGATAATTACAATGACTTTGACGACACCATGTCTCTTCCTACGGCTGCTGTTCGTTATGCGGAAAAGCCGAGGCCGGTGGAGCCGGTGCCGGAAGCGGTGTATCAAAGTCGTGGAGCGATGAGCCCGCAGCCGAGGAAAACCAATCGATTCCGTTTGCGCACCATTTCGCTTATTGCCGTTTCCGTGATTACCCTGGTGCTTCTTCTGGCATTTTTCCTGTATCAGAAGAAGAAAAATGAGCAGAATCAAATTGCTATGGTACCGGCAGTGATCAATTTAGAAGAAAAAAATGCTTTAGATCAGCTGGCAATGAGCAATCTCAAAGGCGTGGTGACCGAGAGACGCCCGGATGAAGAGGTGGAAGAAGGCATCGTTATTGATCAGAGCATCATGAGCGGTACGTCCGTACCAAAAGGGACGACTGTTAATCTCGTGGTCAGTTCCGGAAAGAAACGAAAAACGGTTCCCGACGTGAGTGGAAAAAGCGTGGAAGAAGCCACAAAACTGTTGCAGGAAGCAGGCTTCCGGCTCGGACAAACGAAAATGGCCTTTGATGAGAATTTTGCGAAAAACCAGGTGGTGGGGACAGAGCCTTCTGTGGGATCGGAGGCGGAGAGCGGAAGCCGCGTGGTTCTCATTGTAAGCAAAGGCAAGGAAGCTGTTATGACGGTGGTGCCGGTCTTGATCAACAAGACGCAAAATCAGGCGTTGGCCGCCATCAATGAGGCGGGATTGAAGCTCGAAAAGCTCAATACTTCTTTCAGCACCTATCCTTCCGGCACCGTCATTTCTCAATCCATTGCTGCCGGCACACAGGTCGAGAAAAATAGCGCGATCTCCATCACGGTGTCCATGGGAGAAGAGGCGACATCCACCCAAAACAACGCATCGAAAAAGATGATTTACAAGACGCGGATTTATCCGCCGGCAGGAAAGGAAACCTTTGAAGTGACGATTTTTGATCTGAATGAATCGCGCGAGGAGCCGGTGTTTAAAAAGACCTTCCGTGCCTCTGATGCCAATAGCGAAGGCTATATTTCCGCATCCGTGGAAGCGATGGAGGGAGCACAATTTTCCATCTATATTGACGGTGTCTTGGCGGAAGCCAACACCGTGAACAAGCCATCCAAAGAATAA
- a CDS encoding Stp1/IreP family PP2C-type Ser/Thr phosphatase, with amino-acid sequence MNTYSITDVGRVRSMNQDRYSNYFHPRFSLLLLADGMGGHNAGEVAASMAIDACQSYFMKDKDRNDYEAFLTEAIEAANSAIYEKGEHVPEYRRMGTTICAAVIADRQLTIAHVGDSRIYLFRDGKLLQLTQDHSLVADMVRQGLLTPEEALVHPDRNTLTRAVGTDETIEVDTRTLPLSSGDRLLLCSDGLTKMMDTTSIEEVLQEEPGAREACERLVKLANDNGGADNITLTLYDIGGDDEADSAQ; translated from the coding sequence ATGAACACCTATTCCATAACCGATGTGGGACGCGTGCGTTCCATGAATCAGGATCGCTATTCCAATTATTTTCATCCTCGCTTTTCGCTGCTTTTGCTGGCGGATGGTATGGGCGGACATAATGCCGGAGAAGTTGCAGCATCCATGGCCATTGACGCCTGCCAATCCTACTTTATGAAGGATAAGGATCGGAATGACTATGAAGCGTTTTTGACAGAGGCGATAGAAGCGGCGAATTCGGCGATCTACGAAAAAGGGGAACATGTTCCGGAATATCGTCGAATGGGAACCACCATTTGTGCAGCGGTCATTGCCGACAGACAATTGACCATTGCACATGTCGGGGACAGCCGCATTTATCTTTTCCGCGACGGAAAGCTCCTGCAGCTCACGCAGGACCATTCGCTGGTGGCGGATATGGTTCGACAGGGCTTGCTAACGCCGGAGGAGGCGCTGGTGCATCCGGATCGCAACACCCTTACGCGCGCCGTGGGAACGGATGAAACCATCGAGGTGGATACCCGTACGCTGCCGCTTTCTTCCGGGGATCGTCTGCTGCTGTGCAGTGACGGTCTGACAAAGATGATGGACACGACAAGTATAGAAGAGGTCTTGCAAGAAGAGCCGGGAGCACGTGAGGCGTGTGAACGTCTTGTTAAGCTGGCCAATGATAACGGGGGAGCGGATAACATTACGTTGACCCTCTATGACATAGGAGGCGATGATGAAGCCGATTCTGCTCAATAA
- the rlmN gene encoding 23S rRNA (adenine(2503)-C(2))-methyltransferase RlmN produces the protein MQRAGNAFTLAECREWAIRQGFPAFRGNQLFHHFHVERKRDILEAHVLPKAFRERAASLPVRTVQKIHRLASCDGSAKYLLALEDGAAIETVFMPYADRTTLCVSTQVGCRMGCTFCASTKAAFGRNLQAEEILEQVYRVEEWENTPITRIVLMGIGEPLDNFDEVLRFIHLVTAPEGKNLSERHITLSTCGIVPGIYRLMEEKLAINLAISLHATSDERRKRTMPIARRYGIAQVLDACDAYFAKTGRRISLEYALIQGENDREEDVQWMSTHLVGPQYHVNLIPLNTIEEFQGHSANVKAIARFAERLEKNGVHVSIRQKRGADIDAACGQLRVLYEEEERN, from the coding sequence ATGCAACGTGCAGGCAATGCGTTTACGCTTGCGGAATGTAGGGAATGGGCGATTCGGCAAGGCTTTCCCGCTTTTCGCGGAAATCAACTTTTTCATCATTTCCATGTCGAGCGTAAACGGGATATTCTTGAGGCTCATGTCCTGCCCAAGGCGTTTCGGGAGCGAGCGGCAAGCCTTCCTGTACGCACAGTGCAGAAGATACATCGTCTCGCTTCTTGTGACGGCAGCGCAAAGTATTTGTTGGCCCTGGAAGACGGTGCAGCCATTGAGACGGTATTCATGCCCTATGCGGATCGTACGACGCTTTGCGTGTCGACGCAGGTCGGCTGCCGCATGGGATGTACGTTTTGCGCTTCCACCAAAGCCGCATTCGGGCGAAATCTGCAAGCCGAAGAAATATTGGAACAGGTATATCGAGTGGAAGAATGGGAAAATACTCCCATCACCCGTATTGTTCTCATGGGGATCGGTGAACCGTTGGATAACTTTGATGAAGTGCTTCGCTTTATTCACCTCGTCACGGCGCCGGAAGGGAAGAATTTGAGTGAGCGGCACATTACTCTATCCACGTGCGGCATTGTTCCGGGCATTTATCGCCTTATGGAGGAAAAGCTGGCTATCAACTTGGCCATTTCCCTGCACGCGACGTCAGATGAACGGCGAAAGCGAACCATGCCCATTGCCCGACGCTATGGCATTGCACAAGTGCTCGACGCTTGCGATGCCTATTTTGCCAAGACGGGAAGACGTATCAGCCTGGAGTACGCCCTCATTCAGGGTGAAAATGACCGAGAAGAGGATGTGCAGTGGATGAGCACGCATCTTGTTGGTCCGCAATATCATGTGAATCTGATTCCCTTGAATACGATCGAGGAGTTTCAGGGCCATTCCGCAAACGTAAAGGCAATCGCCCGTTTTGCCGAACGGTTGGAGAAGAACGGCGTGCATGTCAGCATTCGACAGAAACGCGGAGCAGATATCGATGCTGCCTGCGGGCAGCTGCGCGTCCTGTATGAAGAAGAAGAGAGGAATTGA
- the rsmB gene encoding 16S rRNA (cytosine(967)-C(5))-methyltransferase RsmB, with product MGKADEARAGALAVLVQGERTGEAVERALNRHAQAMTDARDRASMRRLVYGVLENRRYLDAVLDTFSARPMAKQKGTVRNILRLALYELYFLETPPHAAVDQAVSLVPKKEQALKRYVNAVLRSLLRGGDKAKELPIADRQKRLAVRYSVPDWMAKYLACCFSESDWERVLAKQNEPAPISLFVSPDQSREALYQSLAPFLSGLRFGTISSHCLLCNSGMVTDTEAFREGKITIQSQAGVRAAEMTVEGIQEGEILDLCAAPGGKSVAMKLLAPSCRIVANDVVEEKRRYMEENAARMHAPLEIHISDARVFQAEWENRFDAVLVDAPCSGLGLLGRKPDIRWNRREEDIETLARLQKEILQTALRYVKPGGRLVYSTCTYGRKENEEVISTLPTNWKPEPMEGKSVLRYSPLVEHSDGFFIARFRRPTADGNRAGMV from the coding sequence ATGGGAAAAGCGGATGAGGCAAGAGCCGGTGCACTTGCTGTGCTGGTACAAGGAGAGCGTACAGGGGAAGCGGTAGAAAGAGCCCTCAATCGTCATGCGCAAGCGATGACGGATGCTCGTGACCGTGCTTCGATGCGTCGGCTCGTTTATGGCGTATTGGAAAACCGGCGCTATTTAGATGCGGTGTTGGACACCTTTTCGGCGCGCCCCATGGCCAAACAGAAAGGCACGGTACGCAATATTCTTCGCCTCGCCCTCTATGAATTGTACTTTTTAGAGACTCCGCCCCATGCGGCGGTCGATCAGGCGGTTTCGCTGGTACCAAAAAAGGAGCAGGCTCTGAAACGCTATGTCAATGCTGTACTTCGTTCTCTTTTGCGCGGGGGAGATAAAGCCAAAGAGCTTCCCATAGCCGACCGTCAGAAACGTCTTGCCGTTCGCTATTCCGTTCCGGATTGGATGGCCAAGTACTTGGCATGCTGTTTTTCAGAAAGCGATTGGGAGAGGGTATTGGCCAAACAAAACGAACCGGCGCCCATCAGTCTTTTCGTTTCACCCGATCAATCTCGTGAGGCGCTTTATCAATCCCTTGCACCTTTTCTTTCCGGACTCCGCTTTGGCACAATTTCCTCACACTGTCTTCTATGCAATAGCGGTATGGTAACCGATACTGAAGCATTTCGGGAAGGGAAAATTACTATTCAGTCGCAGGCTGGCGTGCGCGCCGCGGAAATGACCGTAGAAGGAATCCAAGAGGGAGAAATCCTCGATCTTTGTGCGGCACCGGGCGGAAAATCCGTAGCGATGAAGCTTCTCGCACCATCGTGTCGGATTGTTGCCAATGACGTAGTAGAAGAAAAACGACGCTATATGGAAGAGAATGCAGCACGCATGCATGCACCGCTGGAAATACACATAAGCGATGCGCGTGTGTTTCAAGCGGAATGGGAAAATCGGTTTGATGCTGTGCTGGTGGATGCGCCTTGTTCGGGTCTTGGACTTTTGGGGCGCAAACCCGATATACGTTGGAATCGACGAGAAGAGGATATCGAGACACTGGCCCGTTTGCAAAAAGAGATTCTGCAAACGGCACTGCGTTACGTTAAACCCGGCGGTCGACTGGTGTATAGCACCTGCACCTACGGCAGAAAAGAGAACGAAGAAGTTATCTCGACGCTTCCCACGAACTGGAAGCCGGAACCCATGGAGGGAAAATCGGTGCTGCGGTATTCCCCTCTGGTTGAGCATTCGGATGGCTTCTTCATTGCGCGCTTTCGGCGACCGACCGCTGACGGCAATAGAGCGGGGATGGTATAA
- the fmt gene encoding methionyl-tRNA formyltransferase, translated as MRIAFFGTPDFALPSLQALHAANDMDVVLVVSQPDRRRSRGKWSPTPVKEAALALSLPVETPDSVNDAAFLSRLEEAQADVLVVIAFGQLLGNTLLRRYAGKILNIHASLLPHYRGAAPIQRAMLAGENEVGVTAMLVEKELDAGDMLQQASFSLKDEDLSTVSKKLSVLGAEVLLDTLRHYDAYYAVRVPQDDNKATYAKKIQREDGLLDMRKSAPMLVRQVLTVKEWPGAKLRWMGEEYKVHAAHAEKDVDKGEVGEILRADKNGIAIQTGEGLFVVDMLQPANKKAMSVGAFLNGHPVAPGTKITPWENA; from the coding sequence ATGCGTATCGCCTTTTTCGGCACGCCGGATTTTGCACTTCCTTCGCTTCAGGCCCTTCATGCTGCGAACGATATGGACGTTGTTTTGGTCGTTTCGCAACCGGATCGAAGAAGATCCCGCGGAAAATGGAGCCCGACGCCTGTGAAGGAAGCGGCACTTGCGCTTTCTCTTCCGGTGGAAACGCCGGATTCCGTAAACGATGCCGCATTTCTTTCCCGGCTCGAAGAGGCGCAAGCGGATGTGTTGGTGGTAATCGCCTTCGGTCAGCTGCTCGGCAATACACTGCTTCGCCGCTATGCCGGAAAGATTTTAAATATTCACGCAAGCCTGCTTCCGCACTATCGCGGCGCCGCACCCATTCAGCGGGCCATGCTTGCCGGCGAGAACGAAGTGGGAGTAACAGCAATGTTGGTGGAAAAGGAACTCGATGCCGGGGATATGCTTCAACAGGCTTCTTTCTCACTAAAAGATGAGGATTTGAGCACCGTATCGAAAAAACTCAGCGTTCTTGGCGCAGAGGTGCTGTTGGATACCCTTCGCCATTATGATGCGTATTACGCGGTACGTGTGCCCCAAGATGACAACAAGGCAACCTACGCGAAAAAGATTCAGCGCGAAGACGGTTTGTTAGACATGAGAAAATCGGCCCCAATGCTGGTCCGCCAGGTATTAACTGTGAAAGAGTGGCCGGGCGCGAAATTGCGTTGGATGGGCGAAGAATACAAAGTCCATGCGGCGCATGCGGAGAAAGATGTCGATAAAGGCGAAGTAGGGGAGATTCTGCGTGCCGATAAGAACGGCATTGCTATTCAGACAGGAGAAGGACTGTTTGTGGTGGATATGCTACAGCCGGCTAATAAAAAAGCAATGTCGGTCGGTGCGTTTCTGAACGGTCATCCGGTAGCACCGGGAACGAAAATCACTCCATGGGAGAATGCGTGA